Proteins found in one Exiguobacterium sp. 9-2 genomic segment:
- a CDS encoding bifunctional diguanylate cyclase/phosphodiesterase, translating into MNEWIILTKHYEVTLVVLSVLVAILGSYGSLELNRRLAKATSLKKRALFLSSLTMGLSIWGMHFVGMGAFALSVTVRYDWFLMFLSVIPAILAAFIAFHLLYSSTITRKKVILAGSLMGSGIATMHYLGMMAMEFGGAVRYEKSLFFLSVLIAVTVAYIALLLLHRLRHVDKKRILIPIAVVMGFAISSMHYVGMLGTSFCIPASDAGLIGDAPITSNILNEVAIPVFLILVLIAGLYIHLERRALQMMAYTDHLTGLHNRRWLDHHMTKVDAQYGRAKQEMAMALLDLDGYKWVNDTFGFDKGDAVIRQFAERMLQTLKEDEACIRYNGTQFFLIKRVSQEDMTDVFEQILDDVRLPIDLEDQPVHLTATMGVILPNAKESLEMRIGQMESALRAGKNEGRDRFIVYDDSLHSDRREQLIVGSLRRAMTDFKEFALVYQPKIALATGKVDQAEVLIRWNHPKFGFISPAEFIPLAEKYSLIHRLTEWVLKETVAQMEIWKKEDYFIRQVSVNLSAMHFRSESHNLMIKEIVHHSLKNGSELQLQLEITETSVMENLDRAMMMLGELKQLSLTIALDDFGTGLSSLTHLKHLPIDILKIDKSFIDEVPHDERGTAITEMIIQLAKSLGIEVVAEGVETLEQHLFLKRLGCDYGQGYYYSKPMHVKDLNQRTIEETVLNVG; encoded by the coding sequence ATGAATGAATGGATCATCTTAACGAAACACTACGAAGTGACATTGGTCGTGTTATCGGTGCTCGTTGCCATCCTCGGCTCATATGGTTCACTGGAGTTAAATCGTCGTCTAGCGAAAGCGACTTCCTTAAAGAAGCGTGCCTTGTTCCTCTCGTCGTTGACGATGGGGTTATCGATCTGGGGAATGCATTTCGTCGGGATGGGAGCATTCGCTCTGTCCGTCACGGTTCGCTATGATTGGTTTTTAATGTTCTTATCCGTCATTCCCGCTATTTTGGCTGCTTTCATTGCCTTTCATTTGTTGTACTCGTCGACGATTACGCGAAAGAAGGTCATTTTAGCAGGATCCCTGATGGGGAGCGGAATCGCTACGATGCATTACCTTGGCATGATGGCGATGGAGTTCGGTGGAGCCGTTCGGTATGAGAAGAGTTTATTTTTTTTATCCGTCCTGATTGCAGTCACTGTCGCCTATATCGCCTTGCTACTGCTTCATCGCTTGAGACATGTCGATAAGAAACGGATCTTGATTCCCATCGCAGTCGTGATGGGGTTTGCCATCTCTTCGATGCATTATGTCGGAATGCTCGGCACATCGTTCTGTATTCCAGCCTCAGATGCCGGACTTATCGGTGATGCTCCAATCACGTCGAACATCTTGAATGAAGTCGCGATACCGGTCTTCTTGATTCTCGTGTTGATTGCAGGTCTCTACATTCACCTCGAACGTCGTGCACTGCAGATGATGGCGTATACCGATCATCTGACGGGATTACACAACCGACGATGGCTCGATCATCACATGACAAAAGTCGATGCCCAGTATGGTCGTGCTAAGCAGGAGATGGCGATGGCGTTACTTGATCTTGATGGATACAAATGGGTCAATGACACATTCGGATTCGATAAGGGAGATGCGGTCATCCGCCAATTCGCAGAACGGATGTTACAGACGTTGAAGGAAGATGAAGCGTGTATTCGTTATAACGGGACGCAGTTCTTCCTCATCAAACGTGTCTCACAAGAAGACATGACAGATGTCTTCGAACAAATTTTAGACGATGTACGTCTTCCGATTGATCTCGAAGATCAACCGGTTCATTTGACAGCAACGATGGGCGTGATCCTCCCGAATGCGAAGGAATCACTTGAGATGCGAATCGGTCAGATGGAGAGTGCGCTTCGGGCTGGCAAAAATGAGGGGCGTGATCGCTTCATCGTGTATGATGACTCACTACACTCGGATCGTAGAGAGCAATTGATTGTCGGATCCTTACGCCGGGCGATGACGGATTTCAAGGAGTTCGCCCTCGTCTATCAACCGAAGATCGCCCTTGCGACGGGAAAAGTTGATCAAGCGGAAGTCTTGATCCGCTGGAATCATCCGAAGTTTGGTTTCATCTCACCGGCGGAGTTCATCCCGCTTGCAGAAAAATACAGTTTGATTCACCGTTTAACTGAGTGGGTACTCAAAGAGACCGTCGCCCAGATGGAGATTTGGAAGAAGGAAGATTATTTCATTCGCCAAGTCTCGGTGAACTTATCGGCGATGCATTTCCGGTCCGAGTCACACAACTTAATGATTAAGGAAATCGTCCACCATTCATTGAAGAATGGGAGCGAACTACAGCTACAGCTTGAAATCACGGAAACATCCGTCATGGAGAACCTCGACCGGGCAATGATGATGCTCGGTGAACTGAAACAACTCAGTCTGACGATCGCACTTGATGATTTCGGAACGGGTCTATCATCATTGACACACCTGAAGCATCTCCCGATTGATATCCTGAAGATCGATAAATCGTTCATCGATGAAGTCCCGCATGACGAACGCGGAACGGCAATCACGGAAATGATCATCCAGCTTGCGAAGAGTCTCGGGATCGAAGTCGTCGCGGAAGGCGTCGAGACACTCGAACAGCATCTTTTCCTGAAACGTCTCGGTTGTGATTATGGACAAGGTTATTATTACAGTAAGCCGATGCATGTGAAGGATCTGAATCAGCGGACGATTGAAGAGACCGTTCTAAATGTCGGATAA
- a CDS encoding anti-sigma factor has product MEERCHDLIDYFNGTLSAADRDAFEAHLSTCEECREALLEMEELMLPIAESLPERPVPAGMKARILGEVLGSAEAASPKEAPMTTPVDIKQGRQQQTKKKSVPIGWLMSIAAALILSLGANAYFLSQEESTDTPETLAMDEIKGMGNFESTESIKGSSMIFTQNDKSYMLVQLKDLPPLQKGQLYQLWTLEGETPTANGVIEKDGEAAAVFPLKGDGKVDAVAITVEPEPDLEKPTGEIVASVAL; this is encoded by the coding sequence ATGGAAGAACGTTGTCATGACTTAATCGATTATTTTAATGGAACATTATCCGCAGCTGATCGCGACGCGTTCGAAGCGCATCTTTCGACGTGCGAAGAATGTCGTGAAGCGCTTTTAGAAATGGAAGAACTCATGCTTCCCATCGCTGAATCGCTTCCGGAGCGACCCGTTCCTGCAGGTATGAAAGCACGAATTCTTGGAGAAGTCCTTGGTTCAGCAGAGGCAGCGTCTCCGAAGGAAGCACCGATGACTACTCCGGTAGACATTAAACAAGGACGTCAGCAACAAACGAAGAAGAAGAGTGTGCCAATCGGTTGGTTGATGAGTATCGCCGCCGCCTTGATTCTCTCGCTTGGTGCGAATGCCTACTTCCTGTCACAGGAAGAGAGCACAGATACACCAGAGACATTAGCCATGGATGAGATCAAAGGGATGGGGAACTTTGAAAGTACCGAGTCCATTAAAGGATCAAGCATGATTTTCACGCAAAACGATAAATCGTATATGCTCGTTCAACTGAAAGATTTACCACCGCTTCAAAAAGGTCAGCTCTATCAATTGTGGACGCTCGAAGGAGAGACACCTACTGCGAACGGTGTCATCGAAAAAGATGGAGAGGCAGCAGCTGTCTTCCCGCTTAAAGGAGACGGAAAAGTTGATGCCGTCGCCATCACGGTTGAACCCGAACCGGATTTAGAAAAACCGACGGGTGAAATCGTCGCATCGGTAGCACTCTAA
- a CDS encoding RNA polymerase sigma factor, giving the protein MHTQSDESLYHLMRSGDEQALETLYDKYERLLFSFAHRFTNNDRLSEEVIQEVWMKIWNGRVDFDTQKGKFSSWILTITRNAALDCLRREKRQPTIEVEERDGGYDEPVERTVMQRETAAEVRGAVSELKPEQQELIELVYFQGMTQQQISEQLDLPLGTVKTRIRSAIQALRKRMDGRERDGRTLS; this is encoded by the coding sequence ATGCACACTCAATCCGATGAATCGCTTTATCATCTGATGCGTAGCGGTGACGAGCAAGCTCTCGAGACATTATACGATAAGTACGAGAGGTTATTGTTTTCATTCGCCCATCGCTTTACGAATAATGACCGGTTGTCCGAAGAAGTCATACAGGAAGTATGGATGAAGATTTGGAACGGTCGTGTTGATTTTGATACACAAAAAGGAAAGTTTTCATCGTGGATTTTAACGATTACACGTAACGCGGCACTCGATTGTCTCCGTCGTGAAAAACGACAACCGACGATCGAAGTCGAAGAGCGGGATGGTGGATACGACGAGCCGGTCGAGCGGACGGTCATGCAGCGTGAAACGGCTGCTGAAGTACGCGGCGCGGTCAGTGAATTGAAGCCAGAACAGCAAGAGCTGATTGAACTCGTTTACTTCCAAGGGATGACGCAACAACAGATTTCAGAGCAGCTCGATTTACCTCTTGGAACGGTCAAGACGCGAATCAGGAGCGCGATTCAAGCATTACGAAAACGAATGGATGGGAGGGAACGAGATGGAAGAACGTTGTCATGA
- a CDS encoding metal-sensitive transcriptional regulator — MDYDRKMKNRVSRIEGQLRGILRMMEEGQDCRDVITQLSAARSAIDRTIGVVVSSNLIECVKEAEQNGDGQTEELVKEAVNLLVKSR; from the coding sequence ATGGATTATGATCGGAAGATGAAAAACCGTGTTAGTCGGATTGAAGGACAGCTACGAGGTATTTTACGGATGATGGAAGAAGGGCAAGATTGCCGCGATGTCATCACCCAGCTCTCCGCTGCCCGTTCTGCGATTGACCGGACGATCGGCGTCGTCGTTAGCTCGAATTTGATCGAGTGTGTCAAGGAAGCAGAACAAAACGGCGATGGACAAACAGAAGAACTCGTGAAGGAAGCGGTCAACCTACTGGTGAAAAGCCGCTGA
- a CDS encoding SMP-30/gluconolactonase/LRE family protein: MTVSLFIDITCKTGESPVYDAKTKRFYFVDIPNQLLFSYDLVTEALKPYTLPSAITSIALTDAPDLLRVTSAHGFGTFDLKEGHLSLEHQLSLPDSDRMNDGKLDPTGQYVAGSINEEDGKTAGLFRLRHDGSIDVLHEDLTNSNGLVWSEDGKTLYHIDTPTKKVYAFDYAPDAPLSNKRVAVDLEKEEGFPDGMTKDAEGHAWIAHYAGSCITRWNLTTGEKLDHVDFPVSNPTCPIFYEDRLLVTTAANGDDAPHAGAVFAVKFE, encoded by the coding sequence ATGACCGTTTCCCTATTCATTGATATCACCTGCAAGACAGGTGAATCCCCTGTTTACGACGCAAAAACAAAACGCTTTTATTTCGTCGATATTCCGAATCAACTGCTCTTTTCATATGATCTTGTTACAGAAGCACTTAAACCATATACGTTGCCAAGCGCTATTACATCGATTGCCTTGACGGACGCTCCGGACTTATTGCGTGTCACATCAGCACATGGCTTTGGCACGTTCGATCTTAAGGAAGGACATCTGTCTCTCGAACATCAATTGTCATTACCGGATTCTGATCGGATGAACGATGGTAAGCTCGATCCGACCGGACAATATGTCGCTGGTAGCATTAATGAAGAAGACGGTAAAACAGCTGGGCTGTTCCGTCTGCGTCATGACGGTTCCATCGATGTTTTACACGAAGACTTGACGAACTCCAATGGACTCGTCTGGTCAGAAGATGGCAAGACGCTCTATCATATCGATACACCAACGAAAAAAGTCTATGCCTTCGACTACGCTCCCGATGCCCCACTTTCGAATAAACGCGTCGCCGTTGATCTCGAAAAGGAAGAAGGATTCCCGGATGGTATGACGAAGGATGCTGAAGGTCATGCATGGATCGCACATTACGCCGGATCATGTATCACACGTTGGAATCTTACGACGGGCGAAAAACTGGATCATGTCGACTTCCCTGTCTCGAATCCGACATGTCCGATTTTTTACGAAGATCGCTTACTCGTTACGACAGCTGCCAACGGAGATGATGCACCACATGCCGGTGCTGTCTTCGCTGTGAAATTTGAATAA
- a CDS encoding MBL fold metallo-hydrolase: MRVTIIERLHQLQTTPSFFPVNCYLFEEADSLTLIDAGLGINAKALYHYIRKQEKPLGAIILTHAHADHVGSLDFLANAFPLAQVCISYRDAALLSGDETLREGETTPLKGGIPKNIKTRPDRLLESGQQVGSLSVIASPGHTPGSISLWHEGSRMLIAGDAFQTQGGLAVSGDVRWQFPFPALATWDPDVALRSADQLTELSPDILAVGHGPLILGPSYEMRQAVDRFTQILQTKKSSPFK; this comes from the coding sequence ATGCGTGTCACGATCATCGAACGTTTACACCAATTGCAGACGACCCCATCCTTTTTCCCGGTCAATTGCTACCTGTTTGAAGAAGCAGACAGTTTGACATTGATTGACGCCGGACTCGGAATCAACGCAAAGGCGCTTTATCACTATATTCGAAAGCAAGAAAAACCGCTCGGCGCGATTATCCTGACACACGCACATGCCGATCATGTCGGCTCGCTCGATTTCCTTGCGAATGCCTTTCCTCTCGCTCAAGTCTGCATCAGTTACCGTGATGCCGCATTGCTCAGTGGGGACGAGACGCTACGCGAAGGCGAAACGACTCCTTTAAAAGGCGGTATTCCTAAAAACATCAAAACACGTCCAGATCGATTGCTCGAAAGTGGTCAACAAGTCGGTAGCCTCAGCGTCATCGCCTCGCCAGGTCATACACCTGGTTCGATTTCTCTTTGGCATGAAGGTAGTCGGATGCTAATCGCCGGAGATGCCTTTCAGACACAAGGGGGACTCGCTGTCTCCGGTGACGTCCGTTGGCAATTTCCGTTCCCAGCACTTGCGACATGGGATCCGGACGTTGCTCTTCGCTCCGCCGACCAATTAACGGAACTGTCTCCGGATATTCTTGCCGTCGGACATGGTCCCCTCATCCTTGGACCAAGTTACGAGATGCGCCAAGCCGTCGATCGATTCACGCAAATCTTACAGACGAAAAAATCGTCACCTTTCAAATAA
- a CDS encoding alpha-glucosidase, whose protein sequence is MKRASWKEAVVYQVYWRSFKDSNGDGIGDLRGVIDKLDYIASLGVDIVWLNPCYRSPDIDNGYDIADYYTIMDKAGTMGDLQELITAAHARGLKIILDLVVNHTSDQHDWFRQSRDRIHDKDDWYIWKDGTKETPPNNWRSYFAPSPWTWSEEREQYYFHSFAKEQPDLNWEQPAVRQAIYDMMNWWIAQGIDGFRMDVINLIKKRSLEDVVNPFDLSYLGNQPGVHDFLQEMHANVLAGKDLFTVGEIPFVGPEDGLLYVSEEREELRTLFHFEIADDMETMDLLRFKEIQKRWYDVLYPLGVNSQFLNNHDHTRQVTRFGSERYRVESAKLLGLMLHTLPGIPYVYQGEEIGMTGIRFSDPSLYQDVAFRNRYEERVAGGEDPEVVLSSMQLLARDNSRTPMQWDGTHAAGFTSGKPWLAVNPNYTDINVAQAEADPSSVLAFYRALIQMRKDHPIMVYGTYRDLALHDPYLYIYERELEGEVWRIVLNVHDEPMQTAFVLSQDKLLVSNYPDISDELRPYEARVYRYTVTGQN, encoded by the coding sequence ATGAAGCGAGCTAGCTGGAAAGAAGCAGTCGTCTATCAAGTCTATTGGCGCAGTTTTAAGGATTCGAATGGGGACGGCATCGGTGATTTGCGAGGTGTCATCGACAAGCTAGATTACATCGCATCGCTTGGTGTCGATATCGTCTGGTTAAATCCATGTTACCGTTCTCCAGACATCGATAATGGCTATGATATTGCCGATTATTACACGATCATGGACAAGGCGGGGACGATGGGCGATCTACAAGAGTTGATCACAGCGGCTCACGCACGCGGCTTAAAGATAATTCTTGATTTGGTCGTCAATCATACGAGTGACCAGCATGACTGGTTCCGTCAGTCGCGGGACCGAATCCACGACAAGGATGATTGGTACATCTGGAAAGATGGAACGAAAGAGACTCCCCCGAACAATTGGCGGTCGTACTTTGCGCCGAGCCCTTGGACGTGGAGTGAAGAGCGCGAACAATATTATTTCCATTCTTTTGCGAAAGAACAACCCGATTTGAACTGGGAACAACCGGCTGTCCGGCAAGCGATCTACGACATGATGAACTGGTGGATCGCTCAAGGGATTGACGGTTTCCGAATGGACGTCATCAACTTGATCAAAAAACGTTCACTTGAGGATGTCGTCAATCCGTTTGATCTATCGTATCTCGGAAATCAACCAGGTGTGCACGACTTCCTTCAGGAAATGCATGCGAACGTCCTTGCCGGGAAAGACTTGTTCACGGTCGGTGAGATTCCGTTCGTCGGTCCAGAAGACGGTCTGTTATATGTCAGTGAAGAACGTGAAGAACTTCGGACACTGTTTCACTTCGAAATCGCGGACGACATGGAGACGATGGATCTTTTACGTTTCAAGGAAATTCAGAAACGATGGTATGACGTCTTGTATCCGTTAGGCGTCAATTCACAGTTTCTCAACAACCACGATCATACGCGACAAGTGACCCGCTTCGGCAGTGAACGATACCGAGTCGAGAGTGCGAAACTACTCGGTTTGATGTTGCATACATTACCTGGCATTCCATACGTGTATCAAGGAGAAGAGATTGGGATGACGGGGATTCGCTTCTCGGATCCGTCGCTCTATCAAGACGTCGCCTTTCGCAATCGATACGAAGAGCGCGTCGCTGGCGGCGAGGATCCGGAGGTCGTACTCTCGTCAATGCAGTTACTCGCACGCGATAACTCCCGCACGCCGATGCAGTGGGACGGCACGCATGCGGCAGGCTTTACGAGTGGGAAACCGTGGTTAGCGGTCAATCCGAATTACACGGACATCAACGTCGCACAAGCAGAAGCCGATCCATCATCCGTACTTGCCTTCTACCGAGCATTGATTCAGATGCGAAAGGATCATCCAATCATGGTCTATGGTACGTATCGCGACTTAGCCCTTCATGATCCGTATCTCTATATCTATGAGCGGGAACTAGAAGGAGAAGTGTGGCGGATCGTTCTCAACGTGCATGACGAACCGATGCAAACTGCCTTCGTTTTATCGCAAGATAAGTTGCTTGTGTCGAACTATCCAGATATCTCGGATGAACTACGTCCTTATGAAGCACGTGTATATCGATATACTGTTACAGGACAGAATTGA
- a CDS encoding aminotransferase class I/II-fold pyridoxal phosphate-dependent enzyme, which yields MKHFAPSIAIDRLPAPVFAELANRIGAVKAAGHDVITLGQGTPDQTTPVHILDALKQAIDEPTNLQYPPFRGHDFLKQAVASFYTNEFGVTIDPATEVAILLGSKAGIVALPQTIVNPGEGVIVPDPGYPDYLSGAALAGAYPITLPLLEKNNFLPDYDLLDTTDVERARMLFLNYPSNPTGATATAEAFEQTVAFADAHDICVVHDLAYGGISFDGPTRSFLQTEGAKDVGIELFSLSKRFNMSGFRIAFAIGNPSVISSIETYQEHLYVSAFTPIQHAATVALTSDQTCVRELSSLYETRRDALFTKLDAIGWSGPRPGGSFFVWLPVPEGYTSQSFTDHLLDEAHVAVTPGSFFGEYGEGYVRISLIADVERLEEAVDRIGTLNLFRTPVAE from the coding sequence ATGAAACATTTCGCTCCATCCATCGCCATCGATCGGCTTCCTGCTCCCGTTTTCGCTGAACTTGCGAACCGGATCGGCGCTGTGAAAGCTGCCGGACATGATGTCATCACCCTTGGTCAAGGAACACCCGATCAAACGACGCCCGTACATATTCTCGACGCCTTGAAACAGGCGATCGATGAGCCAACAAACCTTCAATATCCACCATTTCGTGGACATGATTTTCTAAAGCAAGCCGTCGCGAGCTTTTATACGAACGAATTCGGCGTCACGATCGATCCGGCAACCGAGGTCGCAATTCTTCTCGGTAGTAAAGCCGGAATCGTCGCCTTACCACAAACGATCGTCAATCCTGGAGAAGGTGTCATCGTCCCGGATCCGGGGTACCCGGATTACCTGTCTGGAGCAGCACTTGCTGGTGCTTATCCGATTACGCTTCCACTGCTTGAGAAAAATAACTTCCTGCCGGATTACGATTTACTTGATACGACAGATGTCGAGCGCGCCCGGATGTTGTTCCTCAATTACCCGAGTAATCCGACAGGTGCGACAGCGACAGCAGAAGCCTTCGAACAGACAGTTGCCTTCGCGGATGCCCATGATATTTGTGTCGTCCATGATTTAGCCTACGGTGGCATCAGCTTTGATGGTCCCACACGAAGCTTCTTGCAGACAGAAGGGGCGAAAGATGTCGGAATCGAGTTGTTCTCACTCTCGAAACGCTTCAACATGTCTGGCTTCCGAATCGCTTTCGCGATCGGAAATCCGTCCGTCATCTCAAGCATCGAGACGTATCAGGAACATCTCTACGTCAGTGCCTTCACACCGATCCAACATGCAGCGACCGTTGCCCTGACGAGTGACCAAACATGTGTCCGTGAGTTAAGTAGCTTATATGAAACACGACGCGATGCATTGTTTACGAAACTCGATGCAATCGGTTGGAGCGGACCACGACCGGGCGGTTCCTTCTTCGTCTGGCTCCCCGTGCCGGAAGGATACACGTCCCAAAGCTTCACGGATCATCTGCTTGACGAAGCACACGTCGCCGTGACCCCTGGATCATTCTTTGGTGAATACGGCGAAGGATACGTGCGGATCAGCTTAATTGCTGACGTCGAACGACTAGAGGAGGCCGTCGACCGAATCGGAACGCTCAACCTGTTCCGGACACCTGTTGCGGAATAA
- a CDS encoding methionine ABC transporter ATP-binding protein → MIEFKQITKRFVRDRTPIFALRDVDLTIQKGEIFGIIGESGAGKSTLLRLINGLEHPTQGTVKVDGVSLGGMSKADLRQLRLRTGMIFQHFQLIQSRNVADNIAFALKAAGVKRADFPERIRELVSLVGLEGFETNFPSQLSGGQKQRVGIARALANDPTVLLCDEATSALDPVTTLQILDLLKDLNERLGLTIVLITHEIDVVKQICHRVAVMSQGEVVEVASTYDLFSQAKHPVTQHYVDTALQIELPERILQATPGKIIRLQFTGEKTGESTLSEAIRRYDISVSILHGKVDYIQDVAFGVLIVSLTGSSDQISPALDWLAAELHTLEVIQDVA, encoded by the coding sequence ATGATTGAATTCAAACAGATTACGAAACGGTTCGTCCGAGACCGGACTCCAATTTTTGCATTACGAGATGTCGATTTGACGATTCAAAAAGGAGAAATCTTTGGGATCATCGGTGAATCCGGTGCCGGTAAGAGTACGTTGCTTCGTCTGATCAACGGTCTCGAGCATCCGACACAAGGAACGGTCAAGGTCGACGGTGTCTCACTCGGCGGGATGTCAAAAGCAGATTTGCGTCAACTTCGTTTGCGGACAGGAATGATCTTTCAGCATTTCCAATTGATCCAGTCGCGTAATGTCGCAGATAACATTGCTTTCGCACTGAAGGCTGCTGGCGTCAAACGAGCAGATTTTCCAGAACGGATCCGTGAACTCGTCTCACTCGTCGGACTCGAAGGATTCGAAACGAACTTCCCGAGTCAGTTGAGCGGTGGACAGAAACAGCGCGTTGGGATTGCCCGGGCACTCGCGAATGATCCAACCGTCTTGTTATGTGACGAAGCGACCTCTGCCCTTGATCCGGTCACGACGCTGCAGATTTTGGATTTGTTGAAAGATTTGAATGAACGACTCGGATTGACGATCGTCCTCATCACGCACGAGATCGATGTCGTCAAACAAATTTGCCATCGTGTCGCGGTCATGTCGCAAGGGGAAGTCGTCGAAGTCGCCTCTACATACGATTTGTTCAGTCAAGCCAAACATCCGGTGACACAACATTACGTCGACACGGCACTCCAGATCGAGCTACCGGAACGCATCTTGCAAGCGACACCGGGAAAGATCATCCGCCTGCAGTTCACGGGCGAGAAGACCGGTGAAAGTACGTTGTCGGAAGCCATCCGTCGATACGATATCTCGGTCAGCATCCTGCACGGAAAAGTCGATTACATCCAAGACGTCGCTTTTGGTGTCTTAATCGTCAGCTTGACGGGATCCTCCGATCAAATCTCACCTGCCCTCGACTGGCTTGCGGCGGAACTTCATACACTCGAGGTGATTCAGGATGTGGCTTGA
- a CDS encoding methionine ABC transporter permease, which translates to MWLDRIQTMLPELLKALGETAWMVGISLAFALVVGIPLGILLFVTDRGLFFQNIAIRRVLDFVVNIVRSLPFIILLVALIPLTKFLLDNTIGPTAASVSLSVAAIPFLARLVETSLREIPPGLIEAAEACGAKPLRIIVSVLLPEALPGIIQGITLTTISLIGFSAMAGIVGGGGVGDLAIRFGYYRYDNLIMIVTIVVLIVIVQSIQALGNQLARKTDKR; encoded by the coding sequence ATGTGGCTTGATCGTATACAAACGATGTTACCCGAGTTGTTGAAGGCACTTGGTGAGACGGCGTGGATGGTTGGCATTTCACTTGCCTTCGCATTGGTCGTCGGGATTCCACTCGGGATTCTCCTGTTCGTCACCGACCGCGGTTTATTCTTTCAAAACATTGCCATCCGACGTGTCCTTGACTTCGTCGTCAACATCGTCCGGTCCTTGCCGTTCATCATCTTGCTTGTTGCCCTCATTCCATTAACGAAGTTCTTGCTTGATAATACGATTGGTCCGACGGCAGCATCCGTCAGCCTCAGTGTCGCAGCGATTCCGTTTCTCGCGCGCCTCGTCGAAACATCACTCCGTGAAATTCCACCTGGTTTGATTGAAGCAGCGGAAGCGTGCGGAGCGAAACCATTACGGATCATCGTCAGTGTCCTCTTACCGGAAGCACTCCCTGGCATCATTCAGGGCATCACATTAACGACGATCAGTTTGATCGGCTTCTCGGCGATGGCTGGTATCGTCGGCGGCGGAGGTGTCGGTGACCTCGCGATCCGTTTCGGTTACTATCGCTACGATAATCTCATCATGATCGTGACGATCGTTGTCCTCATCGTCATCGTCCAGAGCATTCAAGCACTCGGCAATCAACTAGCGCGAAAAACAGACAAGCGCTAA
- a CDS encoding MetQ/NlpA family ABC transporter substrate-binding protein — protein sequence MKKRYAFLATALLGAGILAGCGDSSADEKDKTIKIGATSGPYSDMVKQAIQPQLEKKGYKVEIVEFSDYIQPNIALGSGNIDANLFQHSIYLKTFSKEKKLDLKGLITVPTAPMGLYSKTAKTLDDVKTGAEVATPNDPTNQARALNLLAEQGWIELKPDVDPLTVSEKDIVKNPKKLVIKPLEAAQLPRAIESVDVSAVPGNFALAAKFDLLDALALETMDEQYRNLIAVQTKDADSQVAKDLKTAVESDAFNTVIEKSFKGFSKPNWAN from the coding sequence ATGAAAAAACGATATGCCTTTTTAGCGACAGCCTTACTCGGTGCAGGAATCCTCGCAGGATGTGGAGACAGCAGCGCTGATGAAAAAGACAAGACGATCAAGATTGGGGCGACAAGCGGTCCTTATAGCGACATGGTCAAACAAGCGATTCAACCGCAACTCGAAAAGAAAGGCTATAAAGTCGAAATCGTCGAATTCAGCGATTATATCCAACCAAACATCGCACTCGGTAGTGGCAATATCGATGCTAACTTATTCCAACACTCGATTTACCTGAAGACGTTCTCTAAAGAAAAGAAGCTCGACCTTAAAGGACTCATCACTGTCCCGACGGCACCGATGGGACTGTATAGTAAAACGGCGAAGACACTTGACGACGTCAAGACAGGCGCTGAAGTCGCGACACCGAACGATCCAACGAACCAGGCACGCGCGCTGAACCTCTTGGCAGAACAAGGCTGGATCGAACTGAAGCCAGATGTCGATCCACTGACCGTCTCAGAGAAAGATATCGTCAAAAATCCGAAGAAACTCGTCATCAAGCCGCTTGAAGCAGCGCAACTGCCACGTGCCATCGAAAGCGTTGATGTCTCAGCAGTTCCAGGAAACTTCGCGCTTGCTGCAAAATTCGATTTACTCGATGCGTTAGCACTTGAGACAATGGACGAGCAATACCGGAACCTCATTGCTGTCCAAACGAAAGATGCAGACTCACAAGTCGCAAAAGACCTGAAGACAGCTGTCGAATCCGATGCATTCAACACAGTCATCGAAAAATCATTCAAAGGTTTCAGCAAACCAAATTGGGCAAACTGA